Proteins encoded by one window of Thermobaculum terrenum ATCC BAA-798:
- the rpsQ gene encoding 30S ribosomal protein S17, with protein sequence MGEQGRRQIKVGQVVSDKMDKTVVVAVTYLKKHPLYHKTVRRVRRFKAHDENNEAKVGDIVRIIESRPLSKEKRWRVLNILERGK encoded by the coding sequence ATGGGAGAGCAAGGTAGAAGGCAAATAAAGGTCGGACAGGTAGTTAGCGACAAGATGGACAAAACTGTAGTCGTCGCAGTCACCTACCTCAAGAAGCACCCCCTTTATCACAAGACTGTGCGTAGGGTGCGTCGATTCAAAGCACATGATGAGAACAATGAGGCCAAGGTGGGTGACATTGTGAGGATCATTGAATCTCGCCCTCTAAGCAAAGAGAAGAGATGGCGGGTATTAAACATTCTGGAGAGAGGCAAGTAA
- the rpsS gene encoding 30S ribosomal protein S19: MSRSTKKGPFVDPKLLKKIQEMNARGERRIIRTWSRASTIFPDMVGHTIAVHDGRRHVPIYITENMVGHKLGEFAPTRTFRGHGGATERSTRLK; the protein is encoded by the coding sequence ATGTCTAGGAGTACAAAGAAGGGACCATTTGTAGATCCCAAGCTGTTGAAGAAGATACAAGAGATGAATGCTCGTGGAGAGCGCCGTATTATCAGGACTTGGTCGAGAGCTAGCACCATCTTTCCTGATATGGTTGGTCATACGATAGCTGTCCATGATGGGCGTAGGCATGTCCCCATTTATATAACTGAAAATATGGTGGGTCATAAGCTTGGAGAGTTTGCACCAACCCGTACTTTCAGGGGACATGGTGGTGCGACGGAAAGATCTACTAGGTTGAAGTAG
- the rpsC gene encoding 30S ribosomal protein S3 — protein sequence MGRKVNPIGFRLGGIKTWESRWFAERNYTQQLHEDIKIRSTVFNRLSNAGISHVVISRSGDDLNVTVYTAKPGVVIGKGGATVDALRTELENMTGKKVTLNIEEVRQPELDAQLVADSIAEQISKRVSYKRAMKQAVQRAMRAGAKGIKIRVSGLVGGPSSMSRSIVEIDGRVPLQTIRADIDYAQVHAYTPGGRIGVKVWIYKGDVLPEAETSGQAATTELVGSR from the coding sequence TTGGGTAGAAAAGTAAACCCTATAGGATTTAGGCTCGGAGGCATAAAGACTTGGGAGAGCAGGTGGTTTGCTGAGCGTAACTACACTCAGCAACTGCACGAGGACATAAAGATTAGATCGACAGTCTTCAACAGACTGTCGAACGCTGGCATATCTCATGTTGTCATAAGTAGATCGGGCGACGATCTCAACGTTACAGTCTACACCGCTAAACCTGGAGTGGTTATAGGTAAAGGCGGTGCTACGGTGGATGCTCTGCGTACCGAGTTGGAAAATATGACTGGAAAGAAGGTAACGCTCAACATTGAAGAAGTGAGACAGCCTGAATTGGATGCTCAGCTTGTTGCTGATAGTATCGCAGAGCAGATAAGCAAGAGAGTGTCCTATAAGAGGGCTATGAAGCAAGCCGTACAGAGGGCTATGCGTGCTGGAGCTAAGGGCATAAAAATCAGGGTTTCAGGACTGGTTGGAGGCCCCTCTAGCATGTCGAGATCGATCGTTGAGATAGACGGTCGTGTGCCACTGCAAACCATCCGAGCCGACATCGACTACGCCCAAGTACATGCTTATACACCTGGAGGTCGTATAGGCGTCAAAGTCTGGATTTATAAGGGTGATGTGCTACCTGAAGCAGAAACTTCAGGCCAGGCTGCTACCACAGAGCTGGTAGGCTCTAGGTAG
- the rpmC gene encoding 50S ribosomal protein L29 — translation MRASELRQMDDAALKQQLQDAKQELFNLRFQLATGKSVNTARIRLLKKDIARILTILRERRGR, via the coding sequence ATGAGGGCTTCAGAACTTAGACAGATGGATGATGCCGCGCTCAAGCAGCAACTGCAAGACGCCAAGCAGGAACTATTTAATCTTAGGTTTCAGCTGGCTACAGGCAAGTCCGTCAATACCGCCAGAATAAGGCTTCTAAAGAAGGATATAGCGAGGATACTAACTATACTACGTGAGCGTCGTGGACGGTAG
- the rplP gene encoding 50S ribosomal protein L16: MLMPKRVKYRKPHRGETNEQTASRGTTVAFGEFGLQALEAAWIDNRQIEAARRAITHHVKRGGKVWIRIFPDKAITAKPAETRMGSGKGSPDRWVAVVRPGRVLFEIAGVRREVAEEALRLAGHKLPVKTRIVEREGGVVETSE; the protein is encoded by the coding sequence ATGTTGATGCCTAAGAGAGTCAAATATCGTAAACCCCATAGGGGTGAAACTAACGAACAGACTGCTTCCAGAGGTACAACGGTTGCTTTTGGAGAGTTTGGTTTGCAGGCACTTGAAGCTGCCTGGATAGACAATAGGCAGATAGAGGCTGCCCGGCGCGCTATAACTCACCATGTCAAGCGTGGTGGTAAGGTCTGGATAAGAATATTCCCTGATAAAGCCATTACTGCTAAGCCTGCAGAGACAAGAATGGGTAGCGGCAAGGGTTCACCCGATCGATGGGTGGCGGTTGTCCGTCCAGGAAGAGTCCTCTTTGAGATAGCAGGTGTACGCAGAGAGGTGGCTGAAGAAGCTCTAAGGCTCGCAGGGCATAAACTTCCCGTAAAGACCAGAATCGTTGAGCGGGAAGGCGGAGTAGTAGAAACAAGTGAATAG
- the rplB gene encoding 50S ribosomal protein L2, whose translation MPIKKYKPTSPGRRGMTVSTFEEITKAEPEKSLLKPLVKEAGRNSQGKITVRHRGGGHKRKYRVIDFKRDKFDVPGVVVAIEYDPNRSARIALIQYADGEKRYIIAPNGLRVGDRVMSGPNAEIRVGNALPLSKIPIGTQIHNVELTPGKGGQLARSAGQSAQLVAREGDYATLRLPSGEFRMVRVECMATIGQVGNLEHELINIGKAGRSRWLGRRPVVRGSVMNPRDHPHGGGEGKAPIGGQPKTKWGKPAMGVKTRKSKPSDKYIVRRRK comes from the coding sequence ATGCCTATAAAGAAGTATAAGCCGACATCACCAGGAAGAAGGGGCATGACGGTCTCCACTTTTGAGGAGATCACTAAGGCTGAACCTGAGAAGAGTTTGCTCAAGCCCCTTGTCAAGGAAGCCGGTCGTAACTCTCAGGGTAAGATTACGGTTCGTCACAGAGGTGGCGGTCATAAGCGGAAGTATAGAGTAATCGACTTCAAGAGAGATAAGTTCGATGTGCCCGGCGTGGTTGTTGCTATAGAATACGACCCAAATAGGTCTGCCCGTATAGCGCTTATTCAATATGCTGATGGAGAGAAGCGCTACATAATAGCACCAAATGGGCTCCGGGTAGGCGATAGAGTCATGAGCGGTCCTAATGCTGAGATAAGAGTGGGTAATGCTTTGCCACTGAGCAAGATCCCGATAGGAACTCAGATCCATAACGTTGAGCTCACACCTGGAAAGGGTGGACAGCTTGCTAGAAGCGCCGGACAGTCCGCTCAGTTGGTTGCAAGAGAAGGGGATTATGCCACTCTTCGACTGCCTTCGGGTGAGTTTAGGATGGTTAGAGTTGAATGCATGGCCACCATCGGACAAGTGGGTAATCTGGAACATGAGCTTATAAATATCGGTAAAGCAGGTAGATCCAGGTGGCTCGGCAGGAGGCCCGTGGTTCGCGGTTCTGTAATGAACCCGAGAGACCATCCGCATGGCGGTGGTGAGGGTAAGGCACCCATCGGAGGTCAACCCAAGACGAAGTGGGGTAAGCCTGCAATGGGTGTCAAGACTAGAAAATCTAAGCCAAGCGACAAATACATAGTACGTCGCAGGAAGTAA
- the rplV gene encoding 50S ribosomal protein L22 gives MKVRATTRYVRTSPRKARLVADVIRGKSVGEALAILRYTNKAVARDFDKLLRSAIANAENNYELDADTLYVAEVYADDGPRFKRWRPASRGRAHPYVKRTSHLTVVLDQR, from the coding sequence ATGAAAGTAAGAGCTACAACCAGATATGTGAGGACTTCGCCTAGAAAGGCGCGCCTGGTAGCAGATGTGATAAGAGGTAAGTCGGTAGGAGAAGCCCTTGCCATTCTTCGCTATACTAATAAGGCTGTGGCAAGGGATTTCGATAAGCTTCTACGCTCTGCTATAGCTAACGCAGAAAACAACTACGAGCTGGACGCGGATACTCTCTACGTTGCAGAGGTTTATGCCGACGATGGCCCGAGGTTTAAGAGATGGCGTCCAGCAAGCAGAGGTAGAGCACATCCATATGTCAAGCGCACATCACACCTTACAGTAGTGCTTGATCAGAGATAA